One Thermoplasmata archaeon genomic region harbors:
- a CDS encoding CBS domain-containing protein — protein sequence MTLRDLELKGDYKTISPDASAAEAIALMAEYRVPLLLVEKTGPGDTEGVITRRDIIGKLIAEGLDPERVTARELASKPLLILNNVEVAIEWVAAAMAQWDVSCLAIFDRGEFRGFVTDRDVLRGWLRRLEGGGKAQAGAEIGAGVGGEGAGGGAGGRREGREAVPGAGGRDAGARDAREGGAQ from the coding sequence ATGACGCTGAGAGATCTGGAGCTGAAGGGGGATTATAAGACCATCAGTCCGGACGCGAGCGCCGCGGAGGCGATAGCGCTCATGGCGGAGTACAGGGTCCCCCTTCTCCTTGTGGAGAAGACCGGCCCGGGGGACACGGAGGGCGTCATTACCCGGCGCGACATCATCGGCAAGCTGATCGCCGAGGGCCTGGACCCGGAGAGGGTCACAGCGCGCGAGCTCGCCTCCAAGCCCCTGCTCATCCTGAACAACGTCGAGGTCGCCATCGAGTGGGTGGCGGCCGCAATGGCCCAGTGGGACGTCTCCTGCCTGGCCATATTCGACAGGGGGGAGTTCAGGGGCTTCGTCACGGACCGGGACGTTCTCCGGGGGTGGCTCAGGAGGCTGGAGGGCGGGGGGAAGGCGCAGGCCGGTGCTGAAATTGGAGCGGGAGTCGGGGGCGAGGGCGCCGGCGGCGGAGCCGGAGGTCGCCGGGAGGGGCGGGAGGCTGTCCCGGGCGCGGGAGGCCGCGACGCGGGGGCGCGGGATGCGCGGGAGGGCGGTGCGCAATGA
- a CDS encoding CBS domain-containing protein: MIPLQNAIKKFRIDTIPAEATALDALRKMAASDFAPLLVPRKGRNDAYGIVTRGDLLKKVFAAGRDAKQVRVSEIMSKPLITVNDLTMDLRWAARLMTRCGVSALAVLDRGEFYGFITDACIIEEYFNEMRREKVHRTGEMLSC; the protein is encoded by the coding sequence ATGATTCCTCTACAGAACGCTATAAAGAAGTTTAGAATCGACACGATTCCGGCGGAGGCGACGGCGCTCGACGCCCTGAGAAAGATGGCGGCGTCCGACTTCGCCCCGCTCCTCGTTCCCAGAAAGGGCCGCAACGACGCCTATGGCATTGTGACCAGGGGGGACCTTCTGAAGAAGGTCTTCGCAGCCGGGAGGGACGCGAAGCAGGTCCGGGTCTCGGAGATAATGAGCAAGCCCCTGATCACCGTGAACGATCTCACGATGGACCTCAGGTGGGCCGCCAGGCTGATGACGCGCTGCGGGGTATCGGCCCTGGCGGTGCTGGACAGGGGAGAGTTCTACGGCTTCATCACCGACGCCTGCATTATAGAGGAATATTTCAACGAGATGAGGAGGGAGAAGGTCCACAGGACGGGGGAGATGCTGTCGTGCTAG
- a CDS encoding CoB--CoM heterodisulfide reductase iron-sulfur subunit A family protein, producing MTTGALGAPAGRKEGGGARVAVFLCTCKSELGKHLDMERLAPAISELPGVAMVRVQEALCVPEGQKEMVEAWKASGADRVVVGACTPNIQGLIMRDALERAGLNRYLYEQVNIRELCGWVHGDRAVATEKALRLLKAAVARSAELEPLQDVELAVVPEALVVGGGVAGMEAALCIAERGFRVHLVERSDRLGGRAYSLSVTFPTHNCGICCMQYCKECVLTPKVESVLQNPRVNVYLCSEVESIEGGFGDRRIRLRTPGGPVELRVGTIVVACGSDVFDARRIPEYGYGVYKDVVTTMDLEKMLAREREFLGRLVRPSTGEVPRRVNFIQCVGSRDRVKGNLHCSLVCCTYAIGQAREIRKLHPQTEVFVHYIDLRGPYRGFEEFCEQAKAEGVVFVRGRVSEVRETKEGLRIRFEDTDLGKVLDMPTDLVVLAVGQEPAAGSKELAKLLHLQLDQDGFIKDLNPNFPAEYRRGVFVAGCAEGPKGIRYSIEDAKIAASAAADMMAAGRIRKTRAIAVVDEERCRGCGRCEELCEYGAAKVVEKGGRMVSVRDEARCEGCGACAAQCCSRAIQIKHFTRPQMEAEMRELLERAGSREKGGGGRAGEGAA from the coding sequence GTGACCACTGGGGCGCTGGGAGCGCCGGCGGGGCGGAAGGAGGGTGGCGGGGCGAGGGTCGCGGTCTTCCTCTGCACCTGCAAGAGCGAGCTGGGGAAACACCTCGACATGGAGAGGCTGGCCCCAGCGATATCAGAGCTCCCCGGAGTGGCGATGGTGAGGGTCCAGGAGGCCCTCTGCGTCCCGGAGGGCCAGAAGGAGATGGTCGAGGCCTGGAAAGCGTCGGGGGCGGACAGGGTCGTTGTCGGGGCCTGCACGCCGAACATACAGGGCCTGATAATGCGCGACGCCCTCGAGCGCGCCGGGCTGAACAGGTACCTCTACGAGCAGGTCAACATACGCGAGCTCTGCGGCTGGGTCCACGGCGACAGGGCGGTCGCGACGGAGAAGGCCCTGAGGCTCCTGAAAGCCGCCGTCGCGCGGTCCGCGGAGCTCGAGCCGCTCCAGGACGTCGAGCTCGCGGTGGTTCCCGAGGCGCTCGTCGTTGGAGGAGGGGTTGCGGGGATGGAGGCGGCGCTTTGCATCGCAGAGAGGGGCTTCAGGGTCCATTTGGTCGAGAGGAGCGACAGACTCGGTGGGAGGGCCTACAGCCTGAGCGTGACCTTCCCCACCCACAACTGCGGAATCTGCTGCATGCAGTACTGCAAGGAGTGCGTGCTCACGCCCAAGGTGGAGAGCGTTCTCCAGAACCCCCGAGTCAATGTCTACCTGTGTAGCGAGGTCGAGTCCATCGAGGGCGGCTTCGGGGACAGGAGGATCAGGCTCAGGACGCCCGGGGGCCCCGTGGAGCTGAGGGTCGGGACGATAGTCGTCGCCTGCGGCTCGGACGTTTTCGACGCCCGGAGAATTCCCGAGTACGGCTACGGCGTCTACAAAGACGTGGTCACGACCATGGACCTGGAGAAGATGCTCGCCCGGGAGAGGGAGTTCCTAGGGAGGCTCGTCAGGCCCTCGACGGGCGAGGTGCCGCGCAGGGTGAACTTCATCCAGTGCGTCGGCTCCAGGGACAGGGTGAAGGGGAACCTCCACTGCTCCCTCGTCTGCTGCACCTACGCGATAGGACAGGCGAGGGAGATCCGGAAGCTCCACCCGCAGACCGAGGTCTTCGTTCACTACATTGACCTCAGGGGACCCTACAGGGGGTTCGAGGAGTTCTGCGAGCAGGCCAAGGCCGAGGGTGTGGTTTTCGTCCGGGGCCGGGTGTCGGAGGTCAGGGAGACGAAGGAGGGGCTGAGAATTCGGTTCGAGGACACCGACCTCGGGAAGGTCCTGGACATGCCAACTGATCTCGTGGTGCTGGCGGTAGGGCAGGAGCCCGCGGCGGGCTCGAAGGAGCTTGCGAAGCTCCTCCACCTCCAGCTCGACCAGGACGGGTTCATAAAGGATCTCAACCCCAACTTCCCGGCGGAGTACAGGAGGGGGGTCTTCGTGGCGGGCTGCGCCGAGGGCCCCAAGGGGATAAGGTACTCCATCGAGGACGCCAAGATCGCGGCCTCCGCCGCCGCCGACATGATGGCCGCGGGCAGGATAAGGAAGACCCGGGCCATCGCGGTCGTGGACGAGGAGAGGTGCCGGGGCTGCGGGAGGTGCGAGGAGCTCTGCGAGTACGGCGCCGCGAAAGTGGTCGAGAAGGGCGGCAGGATGGTCTCGGTGCGAGACGAGGCGCGCTGCGAGGGCTGCGGGGCCTGCGCCGCGCAGTGCTGCAGCCGCGCGATTCAGATAAAGCACTTCACGAGGCCGCAGATGGAGGCGGAGATGAGGGAGCTGCTGGAGAGGGCGGGGTCGAGGGAGAAGGGGGGCGGGGGCCGGGCGGGGGAGGGCGCGGCATGA
- a CDS encoding hydrogenase iron-sulfur subunit → MSGGEETGGAGAGAGGPGAAGFEPSIVAFTCAWCGYPSAVLAGVNRIEYPPGVMIIRVMCSGMVEPAYIMKAFEYGADGVIIVGCQMDNCHYMVGNKRAEERAAMMRELLDLLGIGSARLRTEWINASQRVEFARAMNEFSARLRELGPGPVSPGCRDGGVEDSMVERPGRDGALGERYLNE, encoded by the coding sequence ATGAGCGGCGGCGAGGAGACCGGGGGCGCCGGGGCGGGGGCCGGGGGGCCGGGCGCGGCCGGCTTCGAGCCCTCGATAGTGGCCTTCACCTGCGCCTGGTGCGGCTACCCATCCGCGGTGCTGGCGGGCGTGAACAGAATCGAGTACCCGCCCGGCGTCATGATCATCAGGGTGATGTGCTCCGGGATGGTGGAGCCGGCCTACATCATGAAGGCCTTCGAGTACGGCGCCGATGGAGTGATCATCGTCGGCTGCCAGATGGACAACTGCCACTACATGGTCGGGAACAAGAGGGCGGAGGAGAGAGCCGCGATGATGCGCGAGCTGCTCGACCTGCTCGGAATCGGTTCGGCGAGGCTCAGGACGGAGTGGATAAACGCCTCCCAGAGGGTCGAGTTCGCCAGGGCGATGAACGAGTTCTCGGCGCGGCTGAGGGAGCTGGGGCCCGGCCCGGTTAGCCCTGGATGTAGAGACGGGGGAGTGGAGGATAGTATGGTGGAGCGGCCGGGGAGGGATGGGGCCCTTGGAGAGAGGTACCTGAATGAGTGA
- a CDS encoding (Fe-S)-binding protein codes for MSEKVVRRIIEDTHAFDCVECGKCTSVCPLTKHNPDFAPRLMVVRALDRPDPEALAGERDLWTCTTCGMCTSMCPYKVDYTEFIRALRAEGVLRGVDPECSQGGLLHSMMRVMAKGALVQNRLGWVTDGLKVAERGELYYFTGCARHLATVFRDRKGLDIGGVPGAAVRIMNAAGVVPAMSREEVCCGHDLNWMGDEEHFAMLVDRNVAAIKATGAKRVVFTCPEGLRTFRKDYPLVAEEDIPFTAVHISELMAAWVREGRLRFRETKKRVAYHDACRLGRHMGIYDAPRELLRAIPGLELVEMEGSRERCLCCGVSGWMGCGAGTKLLQMDKLMEAKRTGAEVMLTFCPKCQIHLDCAAADKVPVDRALVDIPVRDFTVFTADALEKRRSEP; via the coding sequence ATGAGTGAGAAGGTGGTCAGGAGAATCATCGAGGACACGCACGCCTTCGACTGCGTCGAGTGCGGCAAGTGCACCTCGGTCTGCCCCCTGACCAAGCACAACCCGGACTTCGCCCCCAGGCTGATGGTGGTCAGGGCCCTAGACCGCCCGGACCCGGAGGCCCTTGCGGGGGAGAGGGATCTCTGGACCTGCACGACCTGCGGCATGTGCACCTCGATGTGTCCCTACAAAGTGGACTACACGGAGTTCATCAGGGCCCTGAGGGCCGAGGGCGTTCTCAGGGGCGTGGACCCCGAGTGCTCCCAGGGCGGCCTGCTTCATTCGATGATGAGGGTGATGGCGAAGGGCGCGCTGGTCCAGAACCGCCTCGGCTGGGTTACGGATGGACTGAAGGTCGCGGAGAGGGGGGAGCTGTACTACTTCACCGGCTGCGCGAGGCACCTGGCCACGGTGTTCAGGGACAGGAAGGGGCTGGACATCGGCGGCGTCCCGGGGGCCGCGGTCAGGATAATGAACGCCGCCGGGGTGGTTCCAGCGATGAGCCGGGAGGAGGTCTGCTGCGGCCACGACCTGAACTGGATGGGGGACGAGGAGCACTTCGCCATGCTGGTTGACAGGAACGTGGCCGCGATCAAAGCGACGGGAGCGAAGCGCGTGGTTTTCACCTGTCCCGAGGGCCTGCGCACGTTCAGGAAGGACTACCCGCTCGTCGCGGAGGAGGACATCCCCTTCACCGCGGTGCACATATCGGAGCTCATGGCGGCCTGGGTGCGCGAGGGGAGGCTGAGGTTCAGGGAGACAAAGAAGAGGGTCGCCTACCACGATGCCTGCAGGCTCGGGAGGCATATGGGTATATACGACGCTCCGAGGGAGCTCCTGAGGGCGATTCCGGGCCTGGAGCTCGTCGAGATGGAGGGCTCGCGCGAGAGGTGCCTCTGCTGCGGGGTGTCGGGCTGGATGGGCTGCGGGGCTGGCACAAAGCTCCTCCAGATGGACAAGCTGATGGAGGCGAAGAGGACGGGCGCGGAGGTGATGCTGACCTTCTGCCCGAAGTGCCAGATACATCTGGACTGCGCCGCGGCGGACAAGGTTCCTGTGGACCGCGCTCTGGTCGACATCCCGGTGAGGGACTTCACGGTCTTCACGGCGGACGCGCTGGAGAAACGGAGGTCTGAGCCTTGA
- a CDS encoding hydrogenase iron-sulfur subunit: MTDFEPRILAFCCNWCAYAGADLAGVSRIQYPPNVRIVRVMCSGRVDMAHVVRAFRQGADGVLVAGCHPGDCHYISGNESAKARMDFLRRFLEGVGIERERLRLEWIAGSEGAKFARVVQEMVEQIRALGPLRQGPGQHRTGGGGA; encoded by the coding sequence TTGACGGACTTCGAGCCAAGAATTCTCGCGTTTTGCTGCAACTGGTGCGCCTATGCCGGAGCTGATCTGGCGGGCGTGAGCAGAATTCAGTACCCGCCCAACGTCAGAATCGTCAGGGTGATGTGCTCGGGGCGGGTGGACATGGCGCACGTCGTCAGGGCCTTCAGGCAGGGAGCGGACGGGGTGCTCGTCGCGGGCTGCCACCCGGGAGACTGCCACTACATCAGCGGGAACGAGAGCGCCAAAGCGAGGATGGATTTCCTGCGCAGGTTCCTCGAGGGCGTCGGCATCGAGCGCGAGCGCCTCAGGCTGGAGTGGATAGCGGGCTCGGAGGGGGCGAAGTTCGCCCGCGTTGTTCAGGAGATGGTGGAGCAGATTCGGGCGCTGGGGCCGCTCCGGCAGGGGCCGGGGCAGCACCGGACGGGAGGTGGGGGGGCTTGA
- a CDS encoding CoB--CoM heterodisulfide reductase iron-sulfur subunit A family protein, producing MESAGERAPGAGGEGPVDAEGAGRPDAAGGAPADGTPGARVGAVLVVGGGVAGIQAALDLAEGGFKVYVVEKTPSIGGVMAQLDKTFPTNDCAMCILAPKLVETGRHRNIEIINNAEVEGVDGGPGRFTVTVKRRLPYINPGKCTACGRCAELCPIETPSAFEEGMCDRKAVFIPFPQAVPLCYTIDRRACVGCGRCAAVCPAKAVEFSPEETETRTLEVGSIVLAPGFEKFDPRMLREFGYRVFPNVITSIELERMLSASGPTRGHIFRPSDGKIPEKLAFIQCVGSRFGELRQRYCSAVCCMLSVKEALIAQEHVRGLRSTIFFMDMRAFGKDFDEYYRRAEREYGVRFVMWRPSHITEKPGSLNLELTYETAEGKLVKEEFDMVVLAAGIRPPAEARSLARVMGIKLNPYGFCQTGTFTPTETSRPGIYVAGAFAVPQDVPDSVANASGAAARAASVIATVRGKLVQPPALPPETDVSGQEPRVGVFVCRCGINIAGTVDVARVVEAIKKEKGVVYAAENTYTCSQDTLKNIQARIKEYSLNRIVVASCTPRTHAPLFQATMREAGLNPYLFEMANLREQCSWVHMLEREEATEKAIALVRMAVARARTLQPLQRLRTPVKKSALVIGGGISGMTAALEMAAQGYPVTLVEREPELGGISRRIHYTLDGLDVRGHLEDLIKRVESALLVRVLKSTEVKAVEGFVGNFRAVVGPSGRGAGAEGVVEAGVIIVATGGREYRPEEHLFGKNERVITQLDLEERIASGALPSLKTVVMIQCVGSRNERRTYCSRVCCTETIKNALRLKRERPEVQIFILYRDMRTYGFREEWFREARELGINFIRHEDAEPPLVEEEGGGLRVTVRDPVIGRRVVIRPDLVVLAVATLPAEGAEELARMLKVPLNKSGFFLEAHVKLRPLDFATDGIFLCGLAHSPKFVEECIFQAQGAVARACGILSKDELEAEAAVAVVDEARCRACGTCVKACDFRAPELVDKGDGRRVSRINPALCKGCGKCVALCCNRAISILHFGTEQIMAAVEAALCGPCDGPEGGPDAAKTVEGVGASGGEKGEAAGEGASGGGGGAGGMEERQGSGPGGGMRE from the coding sequence ATGGAGAGCGCGGGAGAGAGGGCGCCCGGGGCGGGAGGGGAGGGGCCGGTGGATGCGGAGGGGGCCGGGCGGCCGGATGCGGCGGGCGGGGCCCCCGCAGATGGCACCCCCGGCGCAAGGGTCGGTGCGGTTCTTGTGGTGGGTGGCGGGGTGGCCGGCATTCAGGCCGCGCTGGATCTGGCGGAGGGCGGTTTCAAAGTCTACGTGGTTGAGAAAACGCCCAGCATCGGCGGCGTCATGGCCCAGCTCGACAAGACCTTCCCGACGAACGACTGCGCGATGTGCATACTCGCGCCCAAGCTTGTCGAGACGGGCAGGCACAGGAACATCGAGATAATCAATAACGCGGAGGTCGAGGGGGTCGACGGGGGGCCGGGGAGATTCACGGTCACAGTGAAGCGAAGGCTCCCGTACATCAACCCGGGGAAGTGCACCGCCTGCGGCCGCTGCGCAGAGCTCTGCCCGATAGAGACCCCGTCGGCCTTCGAGGAGGGGATGTGCGACAGGAAGGCGGTTTTTATACCCTTCCCTCAGGCTGTGCCCCTTTGCTACACGATTGACAGGAGGGCCTGCGTCGGCTGCGGCCGCTGCGCGGCGGTCTGCCCCGCAAAAGCGGTGGAGTTCAGCCCCGAGGAGACCGAGACCAGGACGCTAGAGGTCGGCTCCATCGTCCTTGCACCCGGCTTCGAGAAGTTCGACCCGAGAATGCTCAGGGAGTTCGGCTACAGGGTGTTCCCTAACGTGATCACGAGTATAGAGCTCGAGAGGATGCTGAGCGCCTCGGGGCCCACGAGAGGCCATATATTCCGGCCATCCGACGGAAAGATTCCCGAAAAGCTCGCTTTCATCCAGTGCGTTGGCTCGCGTTTCGGGGAGCTGAGGCAGAGGTATTGCTCCGCGGTGTGCTGCATGCTCAGCGTGAAGGAGGCGCTCATCGCGCAGGAGCACGTGCGCGGGCTGAGGAGCACGATATTCTTCATGGACATGAGGGCGTTCGGGAAGGACTTCGACGAGTACTACAGGCGCGCTGAGAGGGAGTACGGCGTGAGGTTCGTCATGTGGAGGCCCTCGCACATAACCGAGAAACCCGGGAGCCTCAACCTAGAGCTCACCTACGAGACGGCCGAGGGTAAGCTCGTAAAGGAAGAATTCGACATGGTCGTCCTCGCCGCGGGCATCAGGCCCCCGGCGGAGGCCCGGAGCCTCGCCAGGGTAATGGGCATAAAGCTCAATCCCTACGGCTTCTGCCAGACCGGCACCTTCACCCCGACCGAGACATCGAGACCAGGAATCTATGTCGCAGGCGCATTCGCGGTCCCCCAGGACGTCCCCGACTCCGTCGCGAACGCTTCGGGCGCCGCGGCGAGGGCGGCCTCCGTCATTGCTACAGTGAGGGGGAAGCTCGTCCAGCCCCCCGCCCTGCCCCCCGAGACCGACGTCTCAGGCCAGGAACCCCGCGTCGGGGTCTTCGTCTGCCGCTGCGGGATTAACATCGCCGGCACGGTGGACGTGGCGAGGGTCGTCGAAGCGATCAAAAAGGAGAAGGGGGTCGTCTACGCCGCCGAGAACACCTACACCTGCTCTCAGGACACGCTGAAGAACATCCAGGCGAGAATCAAGGAGTACTCGCTGAACAGAATCGTCGTGGCCTCCTGCACCCCGAGGACACACGCGCCCCTCTTCCAGGCGACGATGAGGGAGGCCGGGCTCAACCCCTACCTCTTCGAGATGGCGAACCTGCGCGAGCAGTGCTCCTGGGTACACATGCTCGAGAGGGAGGAGGCGACGGAGAAGGCGATAGCTCTGGTCAGGATGGCCGTGGCCCGGGCCCGGACGCTCCAGCCGCTCCAGAGGCTCAGGACGCCGGTGAAGAAGAGCGCGCTGGTGATCGGGGGCGGAATCTCGGGGATGACCGCGGCCCTCGAGATGGCGGCGCAGGGGTACCCAGTCACCCTCGTCGAGAGGGAGCCGGAGCTCGGAGGAATCTCGAGGAGGATACACTACACACTCGACGGTCTCGACGTGCGCGGCCATCTGGAAGACTTGATAAAAAGGGTCGAGAGTGCTCTTCTCGTGCGCGTCCTGAAGAGCACAGAAGTCAAGGCGGTCGAGGGGTTCGTAGGGAATTTCAGGGCGGTGGTCGGCCCGAGCGGGCGGGGGGCGGGAGCGGAGGGGGTTGTGGAGGCCGGCGTGATAATCGTCGCCACCGGCGGAAGGGAGTACAGACCGGAGGAGCACCTCTTCGGAAAAAATGAGAGGGTCATCACCCAGCTGGACCTCGAGGAGAGGATTGCCTCAGGAGCCCTCCCGTCCCTCAAAACGGTCGTAATGATTCAGTGCGTGGGCAGCAGGAACGAGAGGAGGACCTACTGCAGCCGCGTGTGCTGCACCGAGACAATCAAGAACGCGCTCAGGCTGAAGAGGGAAAGGCCGGAGGTTCAGATATTCATCTTGTACAGGGACATGAGGACCTACGGCTTCAGGGAGGAGTGGTTCAGGGAGGCCAGGGAGCTCGGCATCAACTTCATCAGACACGAGGACGCCGAGCCGCCACTAGTGGAGGAAGAGGGCGGCGGTCTGAGGGTGACGGTCCGGGACCCGGTCATCGGGAGGCGGGTGGTGATTCGCCCCGACCTGGTCGTTCTCGCCGTGGCCACCCTCCCCGCCGAGGGCGCGGAGGAGCTGGCCAGAATGCTCAAGGTACCTTTGAACAAGAGCGGCTTCTTCCTGGAGGCGCACGTCAAGCTCAGGCCGCTGGACTTCGCCACTGATGGAATATTTCTCTGCGGCCTCGCCCACTCGCCGAAATTTGTGGAGGAGTGCATATTCCAGGCCCAGGGGGCGGTCGCGAGGGCATGCGGAATTCTGTCGAAGGACGAGCTGGAGGCGGAGGCCGCGGTGGCTGTCGTGGACGAGGCGAGGTGCAGGGCCTGCGGGACGTGCGTGAAGGCCTGCGACTTCCGGGCCCCGGAGCTCGTGGATAAAGGGGACGGGAGGAGGGTGTCGCGCATAAATCCGGCGCTCTGCAAGGGCTGCGGGAAGTGCGTGGCTCTATGCTGCAATAGGGCGATATCCATCCTTCACTTCGGGACGGAACAGATAATGGCGGCGGTGGAGGCGGCGCTGTGCGGCCCATGCGATGGCCCGGAAGGAGGGCCCGACGCCGCCAAGACGGTCGAGGGTGTAGGTGCGAGCGGGGGCGAGAAGGGTGAGGCTGCGGGTGAGGGAGCGAGCGGGGGAGGGGGCGGCGCCGGTGGGATGGAGGAGAGACAGGGTTCTGGACCGGGCGGGGGGATGAGGGAGTGA
- a CDS encoding (Fe-S)-binding protein has protein sequence MGLAKEKLDKLIERTGAFNCVECGKCTSLCPVTKYNQEFAPRLLVVRAQEGMGAEAGSEKDLWTCLSCARCSAKCPYKVKYNEFVRALREEAFRAGAGPVCSEGGLLRTISRIQARPGLKQNRLGWLTPDLRVTESGETVLFIGCVPYFEKIFSEKHPGLLESPRAAVRILNKLGVTPVVSGEERCCGHDVYWTGDTETFEALARLNIEWMRRAGAKTVIAICPEGFRTLLKDYQKVDPGFDAEVLHISEYLADALEDGKLKFTKEVRETVTYHDGCRLGRHIGVVEEPRMLLEKVPGLRLVEMENSGEDTACCGVSAFAGCDSVSKRLQVDRLRQAKKTGATKMLSFCPKCQIHFRCCLSGELPLPKEEVEVEIVDFLALLERAI, from the coding sequence GTGGGCCTGGCGAAGGAAAAGCTGGACAAATTGATAGAGAGGACCGGCGCCTTCAACTGCGTCGAGTGCGGCAAGTGCACCTCGCTCTGCCCCGTGACCAAATACAATCAGGAATTCGCGCCCAGGCTCCTCGTGGTCAGGGCCCAGGAGGGCATGGGGGCGGAGGCCGGGAGCGAGAAGGATCTCTGGACCTGCCTGAGCTGCGCGCGGTGCAGCGCCAAGTGCCCCTATAAAGTGAAGTACAACGAGTTCGTGAGGGCGCTGAGGGAGGAGGCCTTCAGGGCGGGCGCGGGACCGGTCTGCTCCGAGGGGGGGCTGCTCAGGACGATATCGAGAATTCAGGCCAGGCCCGGGCTCAAGCAGAACAGGCTTGGTTGGCTGACGCCGGATCTGAGGGTTACAGAGAGCGGGGAAACTGTGCTCTTCATAGGCTGCGTGCCGTACTTCGAAAAAATCTTCTCGGAGAAGCACCCCGGACTGCTCGAATCTCCAAGGGCTGCGGTGAGAATTCTGAACAAGCTGGGCGTGACGCCGGTCGTCAGTGGCGAGGAGAGGTGCTGCGGCCACGACGTCTACTGGACCGGGGACACGGAGACCTTCGAGGCGCTGGCGAGGCTGAACATCGAGTGGATGAGGAGAGCAGGAGCGAAGACCGTCATCGCCATCTGCCCCGAGGGATTCCGGACGCTCCTGAAGGACTATCAGAAGGTCGACCCGGGCTTCGACGCCGAGGTGCTGCACATCAGCGAGTACCTCGCCGACGCGCTTGAGGACGGGAAGCTGAAGTTCACGAAAGAGGTGAGAGAGACGGTCACTTACCATGACGGCTGCAGGCTCGGCAGGCACATCGGGGTCGTCGAGGAGCCCAGGATGCTGCTGGAGAAGGTGCCGGGCCTGAGGCTCGTCGAGATGGAGAACTCTGGCGAGGACACCGCGTGCTGCGGCGTGAGCGCGTTCGCGGGCTGCGATTCAGTGTCGAAGCGCCTCCAGGTGGACAGGCTCAGGCAGGCGAAAAAAACCGGCGCAACGAAAATGCTGAGCTTCTGCCCCAAGTGCCAGATACATTTCAGGTGCTGCCTCTCAGGAGAACTCCCTTTGCCCAAGGAGGAGGTTGAGGTGGAGATTGTGGACTTTCTCGCGCTACTGGAAAGGGCGATATGA
- a CDS encoding CoB--CoM heterodisulfide reductase iron-sulfur subunit A family protein: protein MNVSALVIGGGIAGIQAALDLAESGVKVHLVERSPSIGGRMAQLDKTFPTNDCSICILAPKMADCYGHPNINVLTYSELIELHGEAGNFTARIMKRARYVDEDRCTGCGECMDKCPTKVPNEFEYGMSVRKAIYIPFMQAVPRVALIDRDRCLMLTKGKCGLCQKTCKRGAVDYEMKDVILEVNIGAVVVAVGFDLWDPSVASEYGYGKYPNVFTSMEYERMLNASGPTGGQLRRRSDGERPKRVAFIQCVGSRNPSLGHPYCCAVCCMHSTKQAIISREHYDDIESTIFYKDIRTPGKGFNEYMERARSEYGVRYINSDATVEEKPENHNLYVLYDVAGKSAREEFDAVVLAVTLVPRKGVDSLARVLGISITEHGFFKSADRILRPSDSTREGIFLAGYCASPVDIPESVAQGSAAAARAMDVILSTAKRKGEAEVRA, encoded by the coding sequence ATGAATGTGAGCGCTCTTGTTATCGGCGGGGGAATCGCGGGCATACAGGCGGCCCTTGACCTGGCGGAATCAGGAGTTAAGGTGCACCTCGTAGAGAGGAGCCCGAGCATCGGCGGAAGGATGGCCCAGCTCGACAAGACCTTTCCGACAAACGACTGCTCGATCTGCATCCTTGCGCCGAAGATGGCCGACTGCTACGGCCACCCGAACATCAACGTCCTGACCTACTCGGAGCTCATCGAGCTCCACGGCGAGGCGGGGAACTTCACGGCCCGGATAATGAAAAGGGCGCGCTACGTCGACGAGGACAGGTGCACTGGATGCGGTGAGTGCATGGACAAGTGCCCGACCAAGGTGCCCAATGAGTTCGAATATGGGATGTCGGTCCGCAAGGCGATATACATTCCATTCATGCAGGCCGTTCCCCGCGTCGCTCTGATAGACAGGGACCGCTGCCTCATGCTCACCAAGGGCAAGTGCGGCCTCTGTCAGAAGACATGCAAGCGGGGCGCGGTGGATTACGAGATGAAGGACGTAATATTGGAGGTGAACATAGGCGCGGTGGTCGTTGCTGTGGGCTTCGACCTCTGGGACCCGTCGGTGGCCTCTGAGTACGGCTATGGAAAGTACCCGAACGTCTTCACTTCCATGGAGTACGAGAGGATGCTCAACGCCTCCGGCCCGACCGGGGGCCAACTGAGGCGCAGGAGCGACGGCGAGAGACCGAAGAGGGTCGCATTTATACAGTGCGTCGGCTCGCGCAACCCGAGCCTCGGCCACCCCTACTGCTGCGCTGTCTGCTGCATGCACTCGACCAAGCAGGCGATAATATCGAGAGAGCACTACGACGACATAGAGAGCACGATTTTCTACAAGGACATCCGCACCCCCGGCAAGGGCTTCAACGAGTACATGGAAAGGGCCAGGAGCGAATATGGAGTGAGGTACATAAACTCTGACGCGACTGTGGAGGAGAAACCCGAGAATCACAATCTTTATGTTCTTTACGACGTCGCCGGGAAGAGCGCAAGGGAGGAGTTCGATGCAGTCGTGCTAGCGGTGACGCTCGTTCCAAGGAAAGGTGTAGATAGCCTGGCCCGTGTGCTAGGGATATCCATCACGGAGCACGGATTCTTCAAATCCGCGGACAGAATTCTGAGGCCGTCCGACTCGACGAGGGAGGGGATTTTCCTTGCGGGCTACTGCGCCTCGCCGGTGGACATACCCGAATCCGTGGCCCAGGGCTCGGCCGCCGCGGCGAGGGCGATGGATGTGATTCTCTCGACCGCCAAAAGGAAAGGGGAAGCGGAGGTGAGGGCTTGA